A single Danio rerio strain Tuebingen ecotype United States chromosome 17, GRCz12tu, whole genome shotgun sequence DNA region contains:
- the LOC141378387 gene encoding uncharacterized protein: MSDHEPFRFKLEETEEQTDLKENEKREEQTLVKAGKTSHLLTGGIFSMESGDRNDFTCSQCGKSLRGKQSLKIHMRIHTGEKPCTCTQCGKSLRDKQSLKIHMRIHTGEKPCTCTQCGKSFRDLSNLNKHMRIHTGEKTHKCDQCGKTFYWASELKIHLRVHTKEKPYSCSECGKSFTRITNLKTHQKIHTGVKEYLCFECEKTFITAGELKLHQMNHTGEKPYKCSHCNKRFSHTGHLKTHERIHTGEKPYRCSHCNKRFSQTGHLKTHERIHTGEKPYACDQCLKSFTRLITLKKHMKIHTGEKQHT; the protein is encoded by the exons ATGAGTGATCATGAACCTTTCAGATTTAAActggaagagactgaagaacaaacag acCTTAAAGAAAATGAGAAGAGGGAAGAGCAGACACTCGTAAAAGCTGGGAAAACATCTCATTTACTGACTGGAGGTATTTTTTCAATGGAAAGTGGAGACCGAAATGATTTTACCTGcagtcagtgtggaaagagtttgagAGGCAAACAGagtcttaagattcacatgaggatccacactggagagaaaccatgcacatgtactcagtgtgggaagagtttgagAGACAAACAGAGTCTTAAGATTcatatgaggatccacactggagagaaaccatgcacatgtactcagtgtgggaagagtttcagagatttatcaaaccttaataaacacatgcgtatccacactggagagaaaactcACAAATGTGATCAATGCGGCAAAACATTTTATTGGGCTTCAGAGCTGAAGATCCATCTTAGAGTTCACACAAAGGAGAAACCTTATTCCTgttctgagtgtggaaagagttttacacggataacaaatttaaaaacccatcagaagatccacactggtgtgaaagagtatctgtgctttgagtgtgagaagacttttattacagctggaGAATTGAAACTGCATCAGATgaatcacactggagagaaaccatacaagtgttcacactgcaatAAGAGATTCAGTCACACAGGAcacctgaaaacacatgagaggattcacactggagagaaaccttacaggTGTTCACACTGCAATAAGAGATTCAGTCAGACAGGAcacctgaaaacacatgagaggattcacactggagagaaaccgtacgcATGTGATCAGTGTCTGAAGAGTTTCACAAGGTTGATTACTCTTAAGaaacacatgaaaatccacactggagaaaagcagcACACTTGA